The Littorina saxatilis isolate snail1 linkage group LG1, US_GU_Lsax_2.0, whole genome shotgun sequence nucleotide sequence cgaaacgggattgcgccaaaatgggatgtggagctaatggttcatgacatggtggtaaaatgacacttggcctgtaaaatgtcgcgaaaatgggatgggggcgaaatgggctaacggcgaaacgggattgcgccaaaatgggaggtggagctaatggtacatgatatggtggtaaaaggacacttggcctgagaaatgtcgccaaaatgggatgggggcaaattgGGATAACGGggaaacgggactaatagatcccttgactttggggtagtgcgaccctgtcactgctagctttccactgggaggaagcgaccggaatttcccaacgatgggacatcctagcaatgaaaaaaaaaaaaaatcttaaaattaacaatCGCGTTAcgtaccccaaaagtcaagggatttcgtttttatatttagtcaagttttgactaaatattttaacatcgagggggaatcgaaacgagggtcgtggtgtatgtgcgtgtgtctgtgtgtctgtgtgtctgtgtgtgtgtgtgtgtgtgtagagcgattcagactaaactactggaccgatctttatgaaatttgacatgagagttcctgggtatgaaatctccgaacgtttttttcatttttttgataaatgtctttgatgacgtcatatccggcttttcgtgaaagttgaggcggcactgtcacgccctcatttttcaaccaaattagttgaaattttggtcaagtaatcttcgacgaagcccggacttcggtattgcatttcagcttggtggcttaaaaattaattaatgactttggtcattaaaaatcggaaaattgtaaaaaaaaataaaaatttctaaaacgatccaaatttacgtttatcttattctccatcatttgctgattccaaaaacatataaatatgttatatttggattaaaaacaagctctgaaaattaaatatatacaaattattatcaaaattaaattgtccaaatcaatttaaaaaaactttcatcttattccttgtcggttcctgattccaaaaacatatagatatgatatgtttggattaaaaacacgctcagaaagttaaaacaaagagaggtacagaaaagcgtgctatccttcttagcgcaactactaccccgctcttcttgtcaatttcactgcctttgccatgagcggtggactgacagtcttgctgaaaaatggcagctacttgactaaatattgtattttcgccttacgcgacttgttatatttagtcaagttttgactaaatattttaacatcgagggggaatcgaaacgagggtcgtggtgtatgtgcgtgtgtgcgtgcgtgtgtgcgtgcgtgtgtgtgtgcgtgcgtgtgtgtgtgtgtgtagagcgattcagactaaactactggaccgatctttatgaaatttgacatgagagttcctgggtatgaaatccccgaatgtttttttcatttttttgataaatgtctttgatgacgtcatatccggcttttcgtgaaagttgaggcggcactgtcacgccctcatttttcaaccaaattggttgaaattttggtcaagtaatcttcgacgaagcccggacttcggtattgcatttcagcttggtggcttaaaaattaattaatgactttggtcattaaaaatcggaaaattgtaaaaaaaaaataaaaatttctaaaacgatccaaatttacgtttatcttattctccatcatttgctgattccaaaaacatataaatatgttatatttggattaaaaacaagctctgaaaattaaatatataaaaattattatcaaattttttttttcaaaatcaatttaaaaacactttcatcttattccttgtcggttcctgattccaaaaaacatatagatatgatatgtttggattaaaaacacgctcagaaagttaaaacgaagagaggtacagaaaagcgtgctatccttctcagcgcaacgaataccccgctcttcttgtcaattccacgggcactgcctttgccacgggcggtggagtgacgacgctacgagtatacggtcttgctgcgttgcgttgcgttcagtttcattctgtgagttcgacagctacttgactaaatattgtattttcgccttacgcgacttgtttatatttactcAAGTTTTgtctaaatattttaacatcgagggggaatcgaaacgagggtcgtggtgtatgtgcgtgtgtgcgtgcgtgtgtgcgtgtgtgagtgtgtgtagagcgattcagactaaactactggaccgatctttatgaaatttgacatgagagttcctgggtataaaatccccgaatgtttttttcatttttttgataaatgtctttgatgacgtcatatccggctttttgtgaaagttgaggcggcactgtcacgccctcatttttccaccaaattggttgaaattttggtcaagtaatcttcgacgaagcccggacttcggtattgcatttcagcttggtggcttaaaaattaattaatgactttggtcattaaaaatcggaaaattgtaaaaaaaaataaaaatttataaaacgatccaaatttacgtttatcgtattctccattatttgctgattccaaaaacatataaatatgttatattcggattaaaaagaagctctgaaaattaaatatataaaaattattatcaaaatgttttttccaaatcaatttaaaaacactttcatcttattccttgtcggttcctgattccaaaaatatatatatatgatatgtttggattaaaaacacgctcagaaagtgtcACGCACTGATGCGTGGAAGATGAATACACAGAATCAAAATCAGATACTCACACTCAATCACTCGCTTTCATGCCCAATACTAAACCAGGAAAACTATTTGCAGACCAAATCAATTTAGTCAACCAATAAAGACTTGAtcatcacaaacacaacaacattatCAACTTTCATGCATTCAAACTAAAAAGAAATAACTCAAAGGAACAATGACTGTAACATAATATACTTATATAACTGAAAAAGTGCCAGAATAAACCAATACTGTCAAACACTAAGAAAACAATTTTCGGAACAATTATCCAGATTCGTTGTTCATTTGCCTGACAAGCCTGCCAGGATCAGTCTCCTAACCAGAATTATCTCATTCGACGACGAGAAGGAAGTCAAAGCCGAGAATCCAATCAGTGTCAGATCTTGACCCGGATCAGCCGACGATGAAAACGAGGATGAAGTCGAGAACCCTATCAGTGTTAGCTCATGCACGAGATCATTCGACGACGTAGACGAAGTTCCCGATCAGTGTTAGATCAGGATCAGTCGAAGACGAGAACGCGGACGAAGCTGACAGGTTCCACATCAGGAACAGCATCGAGAACAGGCTCAATGCCCTGAGGACTGGATTTACCGGCTTGACATCTGATCTAGGCTGGATTCACCGCAGGATCATAATATCCCGTGATAGGATGAATCTTTGAGCAAAACATCATCTTGACAGAAGCCATTTGAACACGGGCTTTCTTCCTTGAAGACATCACACCACACTGTTCTAGGGAAACGGAATTCAAACAAGCCTTCACACTTTCCGTCCTGTCAGGAGTTCAAACGAGAACCACCTGAGACCGACACTTCATGTCCTCGCGCTGTGAGTTTAGGTTACAACTGCCGTCCTGTCCGTCACACTCACGTGACCGTCTCACTTCTGACACTAGGTTCTATAACTCGTTTaagcttgttttgttttcctaacCTGACTTCCCTCCCTTCTACCACATATCTCGGCAAAACTGGAAACAATCAGTTTTAACAAAATTGAACCGTGACACACGCCCCTCCAAAGCTCAAACTACATAGTACGTTTGCAGTTACAGTTCTTGATATCACGGTACAGTTTACTCAACCGCCCGACTGAGATAGTCTGCGCCTACGTTCTCGCTGCCAGGAATCGCCTGGATTGTGATGGCGTAGGGTTGAAGCTGGAGACCTTGCCTCGAGGTGTCACCTTTTGACATCTGTCGCATGATCGGCAGTAACGTTGGATCTCCGTGCACATGCCTGGCCAATAGAAAGTGCTCCAGACTCTTTCCCGTGTCTTCTTTGTTGCCAGATGTCCACTCATTGGGGTGTCATGGGCGTGCTTCAACACCACATGGCGGAGTGTTTGAGGTACACAAACTTGTGTGTGAGTCCCTGTATGGTCGGTGAAAACTCGTTTAAGAATCCCCTTGGCGTATTTGAAAGTGACCTTTGAGTTCGGAGATTCAGGTGTTTTCTTTACTGCAGCTTCATGCGCCCTTTTTAACGACACATCTTCCCTCTGAAGTTTCTTCAGAGTATCTGGAGTCACGTCCAAGACTTCAATCTGTATCACGGGGGTCACCTTGATCTTGATTTCCTTCTTTGCTTGGCCCCTAGTGATGACTAATAGACTCTTCTTGGGGTAGACCGGAAGCTGCTCGATTTTCCCATTGTCACGCACTGCGTATTCTCCGACGAAGACATCTGGTCCCATATCATCGATGACTATGCATTGTACTTTCCCCTTTATGAACGGGGTGTCGATCTCGATGTACGCTTTTGGATATTCTCCCGATACCTTCAACACTGCCAGACACACCGTCTCTGTGGTCCCCAAGTAGTCTTCCTTCTTTACAAACTCAGGTTTAACACAGATGTCGTCAGCCCCAGTGTCTCGCATGGCCCAACACACCCTTCCGTTGACTCTGACTTGAAGATCTCTCCGGAACGGAATTTTCTCGCATTCTTCACAGAGTGGTTCCAGTTTATGCCACAACGGGACCCGTTTCTTCCCGGAAGTGTGGATCACATTGAAGCCCTTTGACTTACAGTCGCGCATGAGATGTCCAGGTTTTTTACACTTGTGGCAAATTATTGAAGACAAGTCTCTTGCTGGCCGATTTCCACCTTTGCTTCCTGAGTTGTCTTCTTCCCCTGAAGACGtattttcctgtttgtttttgtcccGATTCTTCTCCTTTCCGTGGTTGGATGAATGAACTGTTCCTGAGTCCAGTTTGCTTTCCCTTTTAGCATCCAGGTGATTGAATGCAATCCTTGCTGCTTCTTTTGCTGACTTGGGCTTCCTCTCCCTCACATAACACCCCAGCTCGCCGACCAACGATGAGAGCATCTGCTCCAGGAGGATCAGTTCTTTTAGGTTTTCAAAATCTTTGGTGATTCCCGATGTGTCAATCCATCGGTTACACACTAACCGCATCCTTTCTTcgaattgtttgaaattttcttCCGGCGTTTTCCTCATTTCCCGAAACATTCTTCTGTAGTGATCGGGCGTTTTATGGTACTCTTCCACCAAGGCAGCTTTTACCATTTCATAGTCCCCTGCGTCTTCAGGATTCATCTTTAACATTGCCGTTTGTGCTCGCCCAGTGAGTTGATCTGCGAGCCTCACGGCCCATCTGTTGGCTGGCCATTGGTGAGTTGTAGCAACACGTTCGAAATTCTGCAGGAAAAAATCTAAGTCTTGTGACTCATCCCATTTCGTCATGATGACATTGTAGTTGTCATGGAATGTAGTCGTCGACTCACGACGAGAGGTTTCACGTGAAATTTCTATCTCTTGTTGTCGGAGCTGCAACTTCTCTTGGCGTGCTTTTTCCTGTAACTCTATTTCTTCACGACGAAGTGTTTCTTGCTGTTTCAACTCAGCGCGACGCAAAGTTCCTGTTGATGAAGCATTCGTTGCATtcgttcttcttgttgttgcaTTCGTTCTTCTTGTTGCTGCAGCAATATTTGCATCTCTTCTCGACGCAAAGTTTCTTGCCGTAACGTCAATACTTCCTGTCGTCGCAGGTCTTTTTCCTTCTGTACTTGGTCTGCCACAAAAGTTGCTAAAGCCATTCCTGAAAGACCCATTGAAGTTGCCAAACCCTGATATCTCTCCCAGCAGGCTAACTCTGATACTTGTTCATCTTGGGTTTTGGCGTCTTGTCTCGTGGTAGATTTTCCTGCACGAGATTGCTGAGGTCTGAATTCCTGCGATCTTTTATCATAAGATGGGTCAGTTTTCATTCTCGCTCCTCCTGTTGATGTCGCTTGAGGGGGTAAGGAACCCAGACTCATTGATCCCTGTAGTATTGATCCTTCATCCTGGTGCCTTGGGTTCATCAACGGAGTGCTAGTCTGGAACGGTGGTTTTAACAACGTTGCAGTCTCCTTTGATGAGGGTTGCACAGGATACATTGCACCAGATCTCAATATTCTCCCCACGAACTCGTCAACCGGGCTGGGAGCTTCCTCAGACATTGTTGCAAACAGTAATCATTGGCTAGACCACTATTCGATCAGAACTCGCTCAGAAAGAATGAACTATCTACAACCAATGGTATCTGACAAGGACAACATTCGGAAATTCAACGAACAATCCAATCAAGATTAAATCTATACCCAAAACAAAAACTAATCCATATTTGAAACGCAAACCACTCTGTAGATGTTCTTAAACACCTTTGCATCGCAAATATCATGACATCCTAGGCTATCTACCCTCCAACCCCCATCATTCTCACAATTTGTCTAATCCCAAACAACTGTAAGTCTAATACAAGTCGAACAATCCCACCGCTGCCACCATTTGTCACGCACTGATGCGTGGAAGATGAATACACAGAATCAAAATCAGATACTCACACTCAATCACTCGCTTTCATGCCCAATACTAAACCAGGAAAACTATTTGCAGACCAAATCAATTTAGTCAACCAATAAAGACTTGAtcatcacaaacacaacaacattatCAACTTTCATGCATTCAAACTAAAAAGAAATAACTCAAAGGAACAATGACTGTAACATAATATACTTATATAACTGAAAAAGTGCCAGAATAAACCAATACTGTCAAACACTAAGAAAACAATTTTCGGAACAATTATCCAGATTCGTTGTTCATTTGCCTGACAAGCCTGCCAGGATCAGTCTCCTAACCAGAATTATCTCATTCGACGACGAGAAGGAAGTCAAAGCCGAGAATCCAATCAGTGTCAGATCTTGACCCGGATCAGCCGACGATGAAAACGAGGATGAAGTCGAGAACCCTATCAGTGTTAGCTCATGCACGAGATCATTCGACGACGTAGACGAAGTTCCCGATCAGTGTTAGATCAGGATCAGTCGAAGACGAGAACGCGGACGAAGCTGACAGGTTCCATATCAGGAACAGCATCGATAACAGGCTCAATGCCCTGAGGACTGGATTTACAGGCTTGACATCTGATCTAGGCTGGATTCACCGCAGGATCATAATATCCCGTGATAGGATGAATCTTTGAGCAAAACATCATCTTGACAGAAGCCATTTGAACAAGGGCTTTCTTCCTTGAAGACATCACACCACACTGTTCTAGGGAAACGGAATTTAAACAAGCCTTCACACTTTCCGTCCTGTCAGGAGTTCAAACGAGAACCACCTGAGACCGACACTTCATGTCCTCGCGCTGTGAGTTTAGGTTACAACTGCCGTCCTGTCCGTCACACTCACGTGACCGTCTCACTTCTGACACTAGGTTCTATAACTCGTTTaagcttgttttgttttcctaacCTGACTTCCCTCCCTTCTACCACATATCTCGGCAAAACTGGAAACAATCAGTTTTAACAATATTGAACCGtgacagaaagttaaaacgaagagaggtacagaaaagcgtgctatccttctcagcgcaacgaataccccgctcttcttgtcaattccacgggcactgcctttgccacgggcggttgagtgacgatgctacgagtatacggtcttgctgcgttgcgttgcgttcagtttcattctgtgagttcgacagctacttgactaaattttgtattttcgcctcacgcgacttgttgtcccttgactttggagatgacaaaaACATTTAATTTAACTGTATGTCCTTCTCTTTGTGAattctacatgtgtgtgtgtgcgtatgtgtgtgtttgtgtgtgtgtgtgtgtgtgtgtgtgtatgtgtgtgtgtatgtgtgtgtgtgtgtgtgtgtgtgtgtgtgtgtgtgtgtgtgtgtgtgtgtgtgtgtgtgtgtgtgcagaaacaGTGCAAGTGGCTGTCACTATGCTTGTGGTGGAAGGAGGAGTCAACACACTGAAGACTGTAGACAAAGCCATTAAGGAGAACATTCCAGTCATCCTCATCAAAGtaactgtctgcctgtctgtttgactgtctatgtgtttgtgtgtgtgtgtctgtctcacctctctctctctctctctctctctctctctctctctctctctctctctcgcacacacacagacacacacgcacatactctctctctccctctctctctctctctctctctctctctctctctctctctctctctccctgtctctctctctctcactctctctctctctctccccctctctctctctctctctctctctctctctctctctctctctctccctttctcgacctctctctctctctctctctctctctctctctctctctctctccctttctcgacctctctctctctctctccctctctctctctctctctctctctctctctctctctccctctctctccctttctcgacctctctctctctctctctctctctctctccctctctctctctccctctctctctctctctctctctctccctctctctctctctctctctctctccctttctcgacctctctctctctctctctctctctccctttctcgacctctctctctctctctccctctctctctctctctctctctctctctctctctctctctctctctccctctctctccctttctcgacctctctctctctctctctctctctccctctctccctctctctctctctctctctctctctctctctctctctctctccctctctctctctctctctctctctctctctccctctctctccctttctcgacctctctctctctctctctctctctctctccctctctctctccccctatctctctctctctctctctctctccccctctctctctctctctctctctctctctctccctctctctctctctctctctctctctctctctctctctctctctccctctctctccctttctcgacctctccttttctctcttttaTTCACTTtttctccctctatctctttttgactcccccttctctctctctctctctctctctctctctctctctctcacacacacacacacacacacacacacacacacacactcacacatacacacacacacacacacacacaaacacacagacatgcacacacacacacacacacacacacacacacacacacacataatctctctccctctctctccctttctctttctctccttttttcattctctctcaatttcTCTCCCTACATTACATTTTTGACGTTTGTCCGGAAGGGTAGGCGATGCTTTCCAAGATTtgttttgaaatctaaatgTCCTAACACAACTTTTCTTCCCCTTTCAGGGCTCTGGGAAGTGCGCTGATATCTTGGCAGAGGCTCAGCAAGCGAATAACCACACCCATGGTGTCCGTGGCCTAACCAGGTACTATTTTACCAATAATCCTTCCTGGTGCAGTAGTTCTGCAGATAGATTGATATATAGATAGTTAGACCGACagactgaaagacagacagacagacagacagacaaacaaaaagatagatagacagatagatataaagatagatagatagatagatatattgGTAGGtataggtaggtaggtagatagatagatagccATCGGGAAGCGGGAATATGTCAGCTGACTTTTGCGGTTAAAACGGTTATTTCTCTGAACAACTCAGAATAAATCCACGATTGTGCACTGCGGGTTTGACAGAAGCTTACAAATTAGAAACAgaaatgatgataataatggagaagagagagagagagagagagagagagagagagagagagagagacagacagacagacagacagacagacagacagccatacagacagacaaagacagagagactgacagacagaaagagacagacagatagccagacattcatacagacagacaaagacagagagagggaccgagacagatagacagagacagatagacagagataaagacagagaggtcggaaaaagagaaatacccTCTGAATAATTCTTTCATCACTTTTTAATCAACAGCAAAGCTGACACCATCAAGGACAGGATACAGCGCAGCTTTCCAAAAGAGGAAGACAAGGTGAACCGACTGGTCACCAGCTGTATCAGAGAGGACGCCACGCGCAAGATGATGTCCGTGTTTCACGTGGACCCTCACGTGAGGTCAAGCCACGACCTTGACGTGGCCATCTTGCGAGCCTTCCTCACAGGTAAGAAAAACACTGACTGGGTGAGCGCGTAATGGGCAGAATATGCATGGGCACTTTCAgtggcacagacgacgcactgcctattatttatgccgcgataggggtTATGACGAGTATTTGGCCTGTTtttctttcacgcaacgtgttgtgggctgggataatctgcagtgcgtcgtcggtcctgctgaagttgcatatgtgagcggagcccctaaggGCGCTTATTCACAGATGCGGTTCTTCCCGTGAACAAGATCCTGTTTACCGTCACAGACTCAGAGACCTGTCCAGACCGAGAACAagacataaacaagtcgcgtgaagcgatattaaaacatttagtcaatatgtAAGGTTGAAACTAAAAGATTCAACACGAGAAACCAGCCATCACCAGATAGCAGAAGACATAGGTTTTGCGTACATAATTGATTCAACAACACGTTTCCTTTCTGCACACAGTCGTTGGTTTCTGGAATGTGTTGAGGTTGAATTGAAGGACCTCTTATCTCATTTTCAGTTTTATGTCAttactttttttggtcacgtcgctgggaaatttggctcgcttcctcccagttgaAAGCTAGCTGCAACAGAGCCACACTTCAACAGAGTCGAGCTACAACAGAGTCTAAGTGTTATCATGCAGCCACATGCTCTTCTGGCGGAATGACCGCGGTCTTTTTCGTGCCACAGTGGTAATACGGGGCGGGGACACGGATACCGTACAGTTCACACGTTTCGATTCGTATCGGCCAGGATTCGAACGCGTGACTCACAGATCACAAATCTCGACAAATTGCGTTACCGGGCCCCCATTtcacttggaaacataccaaGAATGTACATCTTGGCtatgttttgattttgtgcagaGAAGGATTTTTCAAAGTGCTGAATTAAGTTCGTAACTGATCAGATACCTAACATTCATTTAGCAAAAAATCCAACCTTTGCATAGAAttcagccaggctgttgatttgtaATATATGCCCAATTGAAAATATGCGATATTAGATATATTCGGAAATATTCGTATGTATTAAATAAACAGTTAACGGGCAGGTTAGATGTGTCAATTTTTTCCCCCATTTTGAACGTATTCATGTtgatggacaataaagtgtttgcTATTGTTATCgtattgttattgttaagaAATCAGAGGGCAATTCAAAATGTTGGTCAACTACTCAGCTCTAAGCTCATTCCTACTCTCAGATATCCATCGACATGTATGCATGCCAGTTTAGTCTTGTTTATTTTCACAGCCAAACAGTTGAGCgtgaagaagaagatggagcTGGCTATCGCGTGGAACCGCGTGGATGTTGCCAGGAACGAGATCATGGCTGACATAGACCTCACAGACACATCAGTGGGTAACAGTGAAGGACACAGGCAAAGCACTACGGATCTGGTAAGAAAACAGCATCTCAAAGGAGTTAATTATTTGGCCGAGGGAATTCTGTCTCCTTGTAACTTGACGAGGGCGTTTGTGTAGCCATCCCAGGGAATCACCCACGTCCAAGTAACAAACATTACAGAGCCAAGGGAATGTTGTCTCCTTGTAACCTTGACGAGGGCTTTTGTATGAGTGTTCCACGGAATCAACGGTCAAATTAATACTATAAATACTACTGATGTTCTGACATGAATGTATTTCGCTTACTTTTCATTACAAAATCCGGACACGTGTAAGAGCTTTATATCATGAAACCATTGTGGGATGAAGTTGGGGAGTGAGAGGAAAGGGGAAAATAAATACGTACAAGCGGATGTGAATCTACTTGCACGATGTCCGAGGTTTAAAATGGAAGCTTCACAACAGCAAAATACAAATAGAAAGTTTGCTTAAACCCCAGTCACACATAGACGCCGCT carries:
- the LOC138978692 gene encoding uncharacterized protein; amino-acid sequence: MTKWDESQDLDFFLQNFERVATTHQWPANRWAVRLADQLTGRAQTAMLKMNPEDAGDYEMVKAALVEEYHKTPDHYRRMFREMRKTPEENFKQFEERMRLVCNRWIDTSGITKDFENLKELILLEQMLSSLVGELGCYVRERKPKSAKEAARIAFNHLDAKRESKLDSGTVHSSNHGKEKNRDKNKQENTSSGEEDNSGSKGGNRPARDLSSIICHKCKKPGHLMRDCKSKGFNVIHTSGKKRVPLWHKLEPLCEECEKIPFRRDLQVRVNGRVCWAMRDTGADDICVKPEFVKKEDYLGTTETVCLAVLKVSGEYPKAYIEIDTPFIKGKVQCIVIDDMGPDVFVGEYAVRDNGKIEQLPVYPKKSLLVITRGQAKKEIKIKVTPVIQIEVLDVTPDTLKKLQREDVSLKRAHEAAVKKTPESPNSKVTFKYAKGILKRVFTDHTGTHTQVCVPQTLRHVVLKHAHDTPMSGHLATKKTRERVWSTFYWPGMCTEIQRYCRSCDRCQKVTPRGKVSSFNPTPSQSRRFLAART